Genomic segment of Sinorhizobium meliloti:
TCCGCAGGAAGCCCGGAACAGCCCGCCGCTGAGCACGTGGACGCCACAGGCACCCACGACAAGGCCCGCGGGCCCCGGTTGCGGGAGATTCCGCTACGGCTGATGGTCCCGAACATGATCACGGTCCTGGCGATCTGCGCCGGCCTCTCGGGCGTCCGGCTGGCATTCGAGAATCGGTTCGAGCTCGCGGTTGCGATGGTTCTCCTTGCCGCTTTCCTCGATGGCATCGACGGGCGCATCGCGCGTCTTCTCAAGGCGACCTCGAGTTTCGGGGTCCAGATGGACTCGCTTGCCGACATCATCAATTTCGGGGTCGCGCCCGCGCTCGTCCTCTACGTGTTTCTGCTCGATCAGGCGCGTTCCCTCGGCTGGATTGCGGCGCTGATCTACGCCATTGCCGTCGGTCTGAGGCTGGCGCGCTTCAACGTGATGGCGGAGCGCCAGGTCAAGGCGTCCTGGCAGTCGGAATATTTCGTCGGCGTTCCGGCGCCGGCCGGTGCGATGCTGGTTTTGCTGCCCGTCTATCTTGGCCTGCTCGGTCTTGCGCCGGAAAGGACGTTTGCGCTGATCGCGTCGGTCTATACGGTCCTGATCGCCTTCCTTATGGTCAGCCGTCTTCCTGTCTGGTCCGGCAAGTCGGAGAACCGCGTCCGCCGGGATCTGGTCCTTCCCGTCATCCTGGTCGTCGTCTTCTACGTGGCGACGCTGATGACCTATACCTGGGAGACGATGGTGGTGACTGCGGTGGCCTATCTGGTGAGCCTGCCCTTCGGTGCCCGATCCTGGCAGCGCAAATATGGCGACTGGCCGGGTGGCCACGGGAACGACGGTTTGCCGGGGGATAGCGAATAGCTGAAAGGTTACCGCGCGCGGATGCCCGCCGGGGGCGGAGCATCAGCGCCAATCACCTTCGCCCCACGTGCAAGGTGGCCGGCAGGCCGGATGCGGGGAAGCGCCGCCGGCTTATTCCGGCATGCGGTAATCGACGATCTTCTTTTCCCGAACAATGAAGAGCTTTCCCGTCTCGGTCTGCTCGGGGCCGAGCAGCGGCAACAGCGCCTGAGCCACCTCGGAGGGATGCGGTAGGGTCTCGGGATCTTCGCCGGGCACTGCCTGCGCCCGCATGGCGGTGCGCGTGGCGCCCGGATCGACGCTGAGGATGCGCAGCGGCAGGCGCTGCGTCTCGTAGGCCCAGGTGCGTGCCAGCGCCTCGACCGCAGCCTTGGAGGCGGAGTAGGGCCCCCAGAAGGGCTTGCACTTGTGCGCCGCGCTCGAGGAGAGGATGAGGGCGCGGCCGGCATCCGAACGGACGAGCAACGGTTCGAGCGAACGGATCAGGCGCCAGGTCGCGGTGACATTGATGGCCATCACCTTTTCGAAGACCTTGGCTTCCACATGGCCGATCGGCGAGATCGTGCCGAGGACGCCCGCATTGGCGACCATGATGTCGAGCTTGCCCCAGCGCTCGTTTATGGCACCGCCGAGCTTGTCGATCGCGGCCATGTCCGACAGATCGAAGGGGACGAGCGTTGCCGAACCGCCGAAAGCCTTGATCGCGTCGTCCAGTTCTTCGAGGCCGCCGAGGGTGCGGGCGCAGGCGACGACGTGGGCGCCGGCCTTGGCGAGTTCAAGAGCAGTGAAATAGCCGATCCCGCGCGATGCGCCGGTGACGACGGCGATCCGGTCTTTCAGATTGGGCGTCATGTTGTTGTTCGTTATCCGTTGCTTGCGAGAACCGAGAGTTTGCGAACGTTGCTCGCTGCCCCCTGGTCGAGAAGGCGGGTCGGGTAGTCTCCGGTGAAATAATGATCGGTGAACTGCGGCGCCTGTGGGTTGCGCGTCTCGCCGCCGACGGCACGATAAAGCCCGTCGATGGAGAGGAATTCGAGCGAATCGGCGCCGATGAAGCGACACATCGAGGCGAGGTCGGCATGCTGGTTGGCGAGCAGCTTGTCACGGTCCGGCGTATCGATGCCGTAGAAATCCGGGTGGAAGATCATCGGGCTCGCGACGCGCACATGCACCTCGCGCGCGCCTGCGTCACGCATCATCTGGACGATCTTGACCGACGTGGTGCCACGGACGATGGAATCGTCGACGAGCACGACGCGCTTGCCGGCGATCATCGCCCGGTTCGCAGAATGCTTGAGCTTGACGCCGAAGGCGCGGATCTGCTGCGTCGGCTCGATGAAGGTCCGCCCGACATAGTGATTGCGGATGATGCCGAGTTCGAAGGGGATACCGCTTTCCTGCGCGTAGCCGATTGCAGCCGGAGTACCGCCATCCGGGACGGGCACCACGACATCCGCCTCGACGGGGGCTTCGATGGCGAGGTTCTTGCCCATGTTCTTGCGGGCGACATAGACGTTACGGCCGCCGACGACGGAATCCGGCCGGGCGAAATAGACGTATTCGAAAAGGCAAAGGCGTTCCGGCAGCGGATTCTGCGGCTTGCGGGCATCGATGGTGATCGACCCGTCCGGCTGAATCTCGCAGATGACGATTTCGCCGTTCTCGATATCGCGAACGAACTTGGCGCCGATGA
This window contains:
- the purF gene encoding amidophosphoribosyltransferase codes for the protein MTDLRSSEIHDELDGDTLHEECGVFGILGHPDAAALTALGLHALQHRGQEAAGIVTFDGRQFYSERRMGLVGDHYTDPTTLAKLPGSMSIGHVRYSTTGETVLRNVQPLFAELQEGGIAIAHNGNFTNGLTLRRQIIADGAICQSTSDTEVVLHLIARSKHVSSSDRFADAIAQVEGGYSMLALTRTKLIAARDPNGIRPLVMGELDGKPIFCSETCALDIIGAKFVRDIENGEIVICEIQPDGSITIDARKPQNPLPERLCLFEYVYFARPDSVVGGRNVYVARKNMGKNLAIEAPVEADVVVPVPDGGTPAAIGYAQESGIPFELGIIRNHYVGRTFIEPTQQIRAFGVKLKHSANRAMIAGKRVVLVDDSIVRGTTSVKIVQMMRDAGAREVHVRVASPMIFHPDFYGIDTPDRDKLLANQHADLASMCRFIGADSLEFLSIDGLYRAVGGETRNPQAPQFTDHYFTGDYPTRLLDQGAASNVRKLSVLASNG
- the pssA gene encoding CDP-diacylglycerol--serine O-phosphatidyltransferase, encoding MEEPRHEQSAGSPEQPAAEHVDATGTHDKARGPRLREIPLRLMVPNMITVLAICAGLSGVRLAFENRFELAVAMVLLAAFLDGIDGRIARLLKATSSFGVQMDSLADIINFGVAPALVLYVFLLDQARSLGWIAALIYAIAVGLRLARFNVMAERQVKASWQSEYFVGVPAPAGAMLVLLPVYLGLLGLAPERTFALIASVYTVLIAFLMVSRLPVWSGKSENRVRRDLVLPVILVVVFYVATLMTYTWETMVVTAVAYLVSLPFGARSWQRKYGDWPGGHGNDGLPGDSE
- a CDS encoding SDR family NAD(P)-dependent oxidoreductase translates to MTPNLKDRIAVVTGASRGIGYFTALELAKAGAHVVACARTLGGLEELDDAIKAFGGSATLVPFDLSDMAAIDKLGGAINERWGKLDIMVANAGVLGTISPIGHVEAKVFEKVMAINVTATWRLIRSLEPLLVRSDAGRALILSSSAAHKCKPFWGPYSASKAAVEALARTWAYETQRLPLRILSVDPGATRTAMRAQAVPGEDPETLPHPSEVAQALLPLLGPEQTETGKLFIVREKKIVDYRMPE